Proteins found in one Desmodus rotundus isolate HL8 unplaced genomic scaffold, HLdesRot8A.1 manual_scaffold_299, whole genome shotgun sequence genomic segment:
- the ABHD16B gene encoding ABHD16B produces MCVVCFVKALVHVFKIYLTANYTYNFRSCPVDFRWDDVRAPGAGGSSHRVLTCTAAVAGVWLLQDAALGADVPGRPLRGTRSQMQCLLQQIRELPGQLASYLLAHSLGRWLVYPGSMFLMTRALLPLLQQGQERLLERYHGRRAKLVASDGNEIDTMFMDRRQHPGSQGRGLHLVICCEGNVGFYEMGCLSAPLEAGYSVLGWNHPGFGASTGEPFPQHDTNAMDVVVKYALHRLLFPPVHVVIYGWSIGGFTATWATMTYPELGALVLDATFDDLVPLALKVMPQSWKGLVVRTVREHFNLNVAEQLCRYPGPVLLVRRTLDDVVSTSGHPRPLPSGDVEGNRGNELLLRLLQHRYPAVMAREGLAVVARWLRASSLAQEAALYARYHVDDEWCLTLLRSYRARCEDEQDDGQAWGPHGLPFPWLVGQGLSRRRRRQLALFLARKHLKNVEATHCTPLEPEDFQLPWRL; encoded by the coding sequence ATGTGTGTTGTCTGCTTCGTGAAGGCGCTGGTGCACGTGTTCAAGATCTACCTGACTGCCAACTACACATACAACTTCCGCAGCTGTCCGGTGGACTTCCGCTGGGATGACGTGCGCGCCCCTGGCGCCGGTGGCAGCAGTCACCGTGTGCTGACGTGCACAGCGGCTGTGGCTGGCGTGTGGCTGCTCCAGGATGCTGCGCTGGGTGCGGATGTGCCTGGGAGGCCGCTGCGCGGGACGCGCAGCCAAATGCAATGCCTCCTGCAGCAGATCCGCGAGCTGCCCGGCCAGCTCGCCAGCTACCTGCTTGCCCACTCGCTGGGCCGCTGGCTCGTGTACCCCGGCTCCATGTTCTTGATGACCCGAgcgctgctgccactgctgcagCAGGGCCAAGAGCGCCTCTTAGAGCGCTACCACGGCCGGCGAGCCAAGCTGGTGGCCAGTGACGGCAACGAGATCGACACCATGTTTATGGATCGCCGCCAgcacccaggcagccagggccGCGGCCTGCACCTGGTCATCTGCTGCGAAGGCAACGTGGGTTTCTATGAGATGGGCTGCCTGTCGGCGCCACTGGAGGCTGGCTACTCAGTGCTGGGCTGGAACCACCCTGGCTTCGGGGCCAGCACCGGTGAGCCGTTTCCCCAGCATGACACCAATGCCATGGACGTAGTGGTCAAGTACGCACTGCACCGCCTGCTTTTCCCACCTGTCCATGTGGTGATTTATGGCTGGTCCATTGGAGGCTTCACAGCCACCTGGGCCACCATGACCTACCCAGAGCTGGGTGCGCTGGTACTAGATGCCACCTTTGACGACCTTGTGCCCCTGGCCCTGAAGGTCATgccccagagctggaagggactggTGGTGCGCACCGTGCGCGAACACTTCAACCTCAATGTCGCTGAGCAGCTGTGCAGGTATCCCGGGCCAGTGCTGCTGGTCCGGCGCACACTGGACGACGTAGTCAGCACCTCGGGCCACCCGCGCCCCCTGCCGTCCGGCGATGTGGAGGGCAACCGCGGCAACGAGCTGCTCCTGCGCCTGCTGCAGCACCGCTACCCGGCTGTGATGGCTCGTGAGGGTCTCGCAGTGGTGGCTCGCTGGCTGCGCGCCAGCAGCCTGGCGCAGGAGGCCGCTCTCTATGCGCGCTACCACGTGGACGACGAGTGGTGCCTGACACTGTTGCGCTCCTACCGCGCGCGCTGCGAGGACGAACAGGACGACGGGCAGGCCTGGGGGCCGCATGGGCTCCCCTTCCCGTGGCTGGTGGGTCAGGGCTTGAGCCGGCGGCGTCGCCGGCAGCTTGCGCTGTTCCTGGCGCGCAAACACCTCAAGAACGTGGAGGCGACTCACTGCACTCCACTGGAGCCCGAGGACTTCCAGCTGCCCTGGAGGCTGTAG